From one Bordetella genomosp. 9 genomic stretch:
- a CDS encoding ribonuclease activity regulator RraA — MPQLNPDTKARLEQVSTATLCTALFKRGLRNQFIQNVHPLNGDLPNMVGYAFTLRYIPAREDLNHIKVFEDRTHPQRVAVETCPEGAVMVIDSRNDARAASAGSILVTRLMKRGAAGVVTDGGFRDSPEIARMGFPAYHQRPSAPTNLTLHQALDIDVPIGCGDVAVFPGDVVVGDGEGVVIIPAHIADEIAVEATEMTAFEDFVTERVREGASTLGLYPPTDPASREAFAEWRKARGR, encoded by the coding sequence GTGCCGCAACTCAACCCCGATACCAAGGCCAGGCTGGAGCAGGTCAGCACGGCCACGCTGTGCACGGCGCTGTTCAAGCGCGGCCTGCGCAACCAGTTCATCCAGAACGTGCATCCGCTGAACGGCGATCTGCCGAACATGGTGGGCTACGCCTTCACCCTGCGCTATATCCCGGCGCGCGAGGACCTGAACCACATCAAGGTGTTCGAGGATCGCACGCATCCGCAGCGCGTGGCCGTCGAGACCTGCCCGGAAGGCGCGGTGATGGTCATCGACAGCCGCAACGACGCACGCGCCGCTTCCGCCGGTTCCATCCTGGTGACGCGGCTGATGAAGCGCGGCGCAGCCGGCGTGGTCACCGATGGCGGTTTTCGCGATTCGCCGGAGATCGCCAGGATGGGCTTCCCGGCCTATCACCAGCGGCCGTCCGCGCCCACCAACCTGACCCTGCACCAGGCGCTGGACATCGACGTGCCGATCGGCTGCGGCGACGTGGCGGTGTTCCCGGGCGACGTGGTGGTGGGCGACGGTGAAGGCGTGGTGATCATCCCGGCGCACATCGCCGACGAGATCGCCGTCGAGGCCACCGAGATGACGGCGTTCGAGGATTTCGTCACGGAACGCGTGCGCGAGGGCGCTTCCACGCTGGGGCTGTATCCGC